A portion of the Aquicoccus sp. G2-2 genome contains these proteins:
- a CDS encoding aldehyde dehydrogenase family protein, translated as MDGTMIAPHVEEYDAALNALDAAKDTWAQTSVTERIGLLQQVKDHLMPVAQGWAEAAARKKQIPAGSPLAGEEWTSGPYAVMSACNGLIATLGQMDGKAFLKHLPTRELATGQMAVKVMPHSIWDHLLLSGVTAEVWMQEGVTAGNLPKHAAVAYDVPSAQRKGKVALILGAGNIASIAPLDVFQKLFLENQVAILKMNPVNDYLTEYLQAALKPLIDRDFVRVVKGDGAAGAYLTTHPLVEELHITGAASTHDAIVWGVGEEASKNRAAGTPKNDRRFTSELGAVCPTIVVPGPWSSADLAFQAEHIATQKLHNSGFNCVACQVLIMPKGWSKGETLLARVREVMHKSDRLAYYPGAGDRLDSFKAHANAPQTIDRGRAPSLIISNAGDNEWFRTNEVFAPAMSILDMEAPDAETYLINAIAYANDQLHGTLGANILIHPKTIRAIGRVRFEEIIAQLRYGTIAINAWTGLAFLLTACPWGAFPGHTPEDVQSGIGTVHNTFMLEHTERTVVQAPWRPFPRGLLSGQFTLLPRPPWFITNKKQDKVGRLLTGFQYKPSWFKLPRIFLNALLG; from the coding sequence ATGGATGGTACAATGATCGCCCCCCACGTGGAGGAATATGATGCGGCCCTGAATGCGTTGGACGCGGCCAAGGATACATGGGCGCAAACCAGTGTCACGGAGCGCATCGGGTTATTGCAACAGGTCAAGGACCACCTGATGCCGGTGGCACAGGGCTGGGCGGAAGCGGCTGCGCGCAAGAAGCAAATTCCTGCGGGTTCACCACTGGCGGGCGAAGAATGGACATCTGGCCCTTATGCCGTGATGTCAGCGTGCAATGGGCTGATCGCGACGCTTGGCCAGATGGATGGCAAGGCGTTTCTGAAACATCTGCCGACCCGTGAATTGGCTACCGGGCAGATGGCCGTCAAGGTCATGCCGCATTCGATCTGGGATCATTTGCTGCTGTCCGGTGTGACGGCAGAAGTGTGGATGCAAGAGGGCGTGACGGCAGGGAATTTGCCCAAACATGCGGCCGTGGCTTATGACGTGCCGTCCGCGCAGCGCAAGGGCAAGGTGGCGTTGATCCTTGGCGCCGGGAACATCGCGTCCATCGCGCCGCTGGATGTCTTTCAGAAACTGTTTTTGGAAAATCAGGTCGCGATACTCAAGATGAACCCGGTCAACGACTATCTGACCGAGTACCTGCAGGCTGCTCTAAAGCCGCTGATTGACCGGGATTTCGTGCGCGTCGTCAAAGGGGATGGTGCCGCAGGAGCCTATCTGACCACGCACCCGCTTGTCGAAGAGTTGCACATTACCGGAGCGGCTTCGACCCATGACGCAATTGTGTGGGGTGTCGGGGAAGAGGCATCGAAGAACCGCGCGGCAGGCACGCCGAAAAACGACCGGCGCTTCACGTCTGAACTGGGGGCGGTTTGCCCGACAATCGTTGTGCCCGGCCCGTGGTCGTCTGCTGATCTGGCATTTCAGGCAGAGCATATTGCCACGCAAAAGCTGCATAATTCCGGCTTCAACTGTGTGGCCTGTCAGGTGTTGATCATGCCGAAGGGCTGGAGCAAGGGCGAAACGCTGCTGGCCCGCGTCCGCGAGGTCATGCACAAATCCGACCGCCTAGCGTATTATCCGGGGGCGGGCGACCGTTTGGACAGCTTCAAGGCTCATGCCAATGCCCCACAAACCATTGACCGTGGGCGCGCGCCGTCCCTGATTATCAGCAATGCCGGTGACAATGAATGGTTTCGCACCAACGAAGTGTTCGCCCCGGCCATGTCTATTCTGGATATGGAGGCACCTGATGCGGAAACGTATCTAATCAATGCCATCGCTTATGCCAATGATCAGCTTCATGGCACGTTGGGGGCGAACATTCTTATTCATCCCAAGACCATCCGCGCGATCGGCAGGGTGCGGTTTGAAGAGATTATCGCGCAGTTGCGCTATGGCACGATTGCGATCAACGCATGGACGGGGCTGGCGTTTCTGCTGACGGCTTGCCCTTGGGGGGCTTTTCCGGGGCACACCCCTGAAGATGTGCAGTCGGGGATCGGAACCGTTCACAACACCTTCATGCTTGAGCACACCGAACGCACCGTCGTTCAAGCGCCATGGCGACCGTTCCCGCGCGGGCTTTTGTCCGGGCAGTTCACCCTGCTGCCGCGTCCGCCGTGGTTCATCACAAACAAGAAACAGGATAAGGTGGGGCGGTTGCTGACTGGTTTTCAATACAAACCCAGCTGGTTCAAATTACCGCGTATTTTCCTGAACGCCTTGCTGGGATAA
- a CDS encoding choline dehydrogenase: MEFDFVIVGGGSAGSAMAARLSEDPQLKVCLIEAGGKGTNILLRAPAGVVAVLPGYGKLFNWAFNTAPQPGLNGRRGYQPRGRALGGSSAINAMLYVRGHKSDYDGWADLGCDGWSWDDCLPYFLKSENNERGGDEFHGASGPLQVSNQKSPRPITEAFVEAAANKQYRRCDDFNTGDNEGVGLYQVTQFHDRDKNGERCSAAAGYLHPVMERPNLTVLTKARATRILFEGKRAVGVAYRQGRADKEVRARKEVILSGGTFQSPQLLQLSGVGRAQDIVQHGIEMVHELPGVGQNLQDHLDFILAYKTNDTDNFGIGLTGTARLTAAIAKWWRKGTGMIATPFAEGAAFLKTDASLDRPDIQLHFVISVVDNHAKRLHLGYGYSCHVCALRPFSRGEVFLQSADPLADPGIDPKFLSDRRDLETTIKGAKMTREILQAEPMARYAKRELFGVKDNMSDAEWEQHIRARADTIYHPIGTCKMGTDDMAVVNPELKVHGLDGLRVVDASVMPTLVGGNTNAPTIMIAEKCADMIKAEYA, from the coding sequence ATGGAATTTGATTTTGTGATTGTCGGAGGCGGATCTGCCGGATCGGCGATGGCCGCACGGCTGAGTGAAGACCCACAACTGAAAGTTTGCCTGATTGAGGCTGGCGGGAAGGGGACGAATATCTTGCTTCGCGCGCCTGCGGGCGTGGTTGCCGTGCTGCCCGGCTATGGCAAGCTGTTCAATTGGGCATTCAACACGGCCCCGCAACCCGGTTTGAACGGGCGCAGAGGGTATCAGCCGCGGGGGCGCGCGCTTGGTGGCTCCTCGGCAATCAACGCCATGCTTTATGTCCGGGGTCACAAATCGGACTATGATGGCTGGGCGGACCTTGGCTGTGACGGTTGGTCATGGGACGATTGTCTGCCCTATTTCCTGAAGTCCGAAAACAACGAGCGCGGCGGCGATGAGTTTCACGGCGCGTCCGGGCCGCTTCAGGTTTCGAACCAGAAAAGCCCACGCCCGATCACCGAAGCGTTCGTCGAAGCGGCGGCCAACAAACAATATCGCCGTTGCGACGATTTCAACACTGGCGACAACGAGGGAGTCGGCCTCTATCAAGTTACCCAATTCCACGACCGGGATAAGAATGGCGAACGCTGTTCTGCTGCAGCGGGGTATTTGCATCCGGTTATGGAACGTCCGAACCTGACCGTGCTCACCAAGGCCCGCGCCACCAGGATTTTGTTCGAGGGAAAGCGCGCGGTCGGGGTGGCCTATCGTCAGGGTCGTGCGGACAAGGAGGTGCGCGCCAGAAAAGAGGTGATCCTTTCTGGTGGCACATTCCAGTCCCCGCAACTTTTGCAGCTATCGGGTGTCGGGCGTGCGCAGGATATTGTGCAGCATGGCATCGAGATGGTGCATGAGCTTCCCGGCGTCGGGCAGAACCTTCAGGACCATCTGGATTTCATTCTGGCCTACAAGACCAATGATACCGATAATTTCGGCATCGGGCTGACTGGAACGGCACGATTGACGGCTGCAATCGCAAAATGGTGGCGTAAAGGCACCGGCATGATTGCCACGCCTTTTGCCGAGGGCGCTGCTTTTCTGAAAACCGATGCGTCACTGGATCGCCCGGACATTCAGTTGCATTTCGTGATTTCCGTGGTGGATAACCACGCCAAGCGTTTGCATCTGGGCTATGGGTATAGCTGCCATGTTTGCGCTTTGCGCCCGTTTAGCCGTGGCGAGGTTTTTCTGCAAAGCGCCGATCCGTTGGCCGACCCTGGCATTGATCCGAAATTCCTGTCTGATCGCCGTGATCTTGAAACGACGATCAAGGGGGCAAAGATGACCCGCGAAATTTTGCAGGCGGAGCCAATGGCGCGATACGCCAAAAGGGAACTGTTCGGGGTTAAGGACAACATGAGCGACGCCGAATGGGAACAGCACATACGCGCCCGCGCCGATACGATTTATCACCCGATTGGCACCTGCAAGATGGGTACTGACGATATGGCAGTCGTCAACCCCGAGCTTAAAGTGCATGGCCTTGATGGGCTTCGTGTTGTGGATGCATCTGTCATGCCAACGTTGGTTGGCGGTAACACCAATGCCCCGACAATCATGATCGCAGAGAAATGCGCCGACATGATCAAGGCCGAATATGCCTGA
- a CDS encoding FCD domain-containing protein, with protein MSRPVQVAEAIKDWVVERGLQAGDRLPGEAELIERFGMAKGTIREAMRILEAQGLIKTRTGPGGGSFVHEVSRARAKALLGNYFYFKNLTIGDIYELRLALEPELAASLAGRLSEEVLAQLEAIIAQYPEPAQTLDEERRQHIASLRFHALLAEQAKNPLLGFVIDFMVSLLADLTVYRQLYAPPNVELWARGREHQTRLVAALRTGESDAARAIMAAHMEIAWSFMQGQEAEMLKRFISE; from the coding sequence TTGAGCCGCCCCGTTCAGGTCGCTGAAGCGATCAAGGATTGGGTTGTCGAGCGCGGTTTGCAAGCCGGAGACAGGTTACCGGGAGAGGCCGAGCTGATTGAGCGGTTCGGCATGGCCAAGGGCACGATCCGCGAGGCGATGCGCATTCTTGAGGCGCAAGGGTTGATCAAGACCCGCACCGGGCCGGGCGGCGGCAGCTTCGTGCATGAGGTGAGCCGGGCGCGGGCCAAGGCATTGTTGGGCAATTACTTCTATTTCAAGAACCTGACGATTGGCGACATTTACGAGCTGCGCCTCGCACTTGAGCCGGAACTGGCGGCGTCATTGGCGGGCAGGCTTTCAGAAGAGGTGCTGGCGCAGCTTGAGGCCATCATCGCGCAATACCCGGAGCCGGCTCAGACGCTGGACGAAGAACGCCGCCAACACATTGCCTCACTGCGTTTCCATGCCCTGCTGGCCGAGCAGGCGAAGAATCCTTTGCTGGGGTTTGTGATTGATTTCATGGTCAGTCTTTTGGCTGACCTCACGGTTTATCGGCAGCTTTATGCACCGCCGAATGTTGAACTGTGGGCCAGAGGGCGGGAGCATCAGACACGGTTGGTGGCGGCCCTTCGCACCGGCGAAAGCGATGCGGCACGCGCGATCATGGCGGCGCATATGGAAATTGCATGGAGTTTCATGCAAGGGCAGGAAGCCGAAATGCTGAAACGCTTTATTTCGGAGTAG
- a CDS encoding oligopeptide/dipeptide ABC transporter ATP-binding protein, producing MTALKVENLAKTFALPKPFFRAAAPGVRAVRPMSFAVAAGETLGVVGESGCGKSTLARMLVGLLEPSEGQIEIEGRALDNADPAEFGRLIQYIFQDPNASLNPRKTIRQVMEAPLKRLHGMPKAERARRISEIFASVNLREEFLERYPHEFSGGQAQRIGIARALAANPRIIILDEPVSALDVSVQAQVLNLLADLKAQFGLTYLFITHDLAVVEAVSDRVLVLYFGAVVEVGKAETIFAAPRHPYTRLLAQSAPVVGRPLKAPEQKDSELPDPLNPPPGCAFAGRCPRATDLCREEDPVLEQMGDDQFAACHHPLS from the coding sequence ATGACCGCGTTGAAAGTCGAGAATCTGGCCAAGACATTTGCCTTGCCCAAGCCATTCTTCCGTGCGGCAGCGCCGGGGGTGCGGGCGGTGCGCCCGATGAGCTTTGCGGTGGCGGCCGGTGAAACGCTGGGCGTGGTGGGCGAATCCGGCTGTGGCAAGTCCACGCTGGCGCGGATGCTGGTCGGGCTGCTTGAGCCCAGTGAAGGGCAGATCGAGATCGAGGGTCGCGCGCTGGATAATGCCGATCCAGCCGAATTCGGCAGGTTGATCCAGTATATTTTTCAGGATCCGAATGCCAGCCTCAACCCGCGCAAGACGATCCGGCAGGTAATGGAGGCACCGCTGAAGCGGCTACACGGAATGCCGAAGGCCGAGCGCGCGCGCCGGATTTCGGAAATTTTTGCCTCGGTCAACCTGCGCGAGGAATTTCTGGAGCGGTATCCGCACGAATTTTCGGGTGGGCAGGCTCAGCGGATCGGGATTGCCCGTGCGCTGGCGGCCAATCCACGGATCATTATCCTTGATGAGCCGGTTTCGGCGCTGGACGTTTCGGTGCAGGCGCAGGTGCTTAACCTGTTGGCCGACCTGAAGGCGCAGTTCGGGCTGACATATCTTTTCATCACCCATGACCTTGCCGTGGTGGAAGCGGTGAGTGACCGGGTTCTGGTGCTTTATTTCGGTGCGGTGGTGGAGGTTGGCAAGGCCGAAACCATTTTCGCCGCGCCGCGCCATCCCTACACCCGGCTGCTTGCGCAAAGTGCGCCGGTGGTCGGGCGCCCCTTGAAAGCGCCGGAGCAGAAGGATAGCGAACTGCCAGACCCGCTCAATCCGCCGCCGGGCTGTGCGTTTGCCGGGCGCTGCCCGAGGGCGACAGATTTGTGCCGCGAGGAAGACCCGGTGCTTGAACAAATGGGAGACGATCAGTTTGCCGCCTGCCATCACCCCCTCTCGTGA
- a CDS encoding dipeptide/oligopeptide/nickel ABC transporter permease/ATP-binding protein, with the protein MRLFAKLLLRNRLAALGAVVIGAILLLALLTPVLPLANPDITDTPQRFMTPFEENHLLGTDHLGRDMLSRLLWGTRLSLAVGIAAAVIAAVIGASIGIVAGYFGGRTDNIIMRIVDMLMAFPYILLALAIVAALGPGLMNALIAVAAVNVPFFARNIRGITVGLAGREFIDAARLSGMGHLRIILTELLPNVLPVIVIAMSTTVGWMILETAGLSFLGLGSQPPQADLGSMLGEARSAMIGHPHTSIIPGIMIFLIVMSINLLGDGVRDALDPRLRSGALSRPRATTLVERKGRVPEATDDLLAIQDLQTQFHVGPRNYRAVGGVSLAVKPGECLGVIGESGSGKSVTALSVMGLVASPPGVIAGGAVRFKGEDLIGAPYASLRRKRGEAVAYIFQDPLSTLHPLYRVGQQLAEAIQVHHRVSNAEARARAIQLLKDVRIPNAESRVDNYPHEMSGGMRQRVGIAMALANEPEVIIADEPTTALDVTVQAQILSLLDDLRRERGLAIIFITHDFGVVAQLCDRVAVMYAGRIVEEGVTEEVLAHPLHPYTKRLIACVPELGGGRRVLEAIQGLPPGVDQLPEGCAFAPRCVKAKPDCSKGELELSRAGGRAVRCLYPEETLA; encoded by the coding sequence ATGAGGCTGTTTGCGAAACTGTTGCTACGTAACCGGTTGGCGGCGTTGGGTGCGGTGGTGATCGGCGCGATTTTGCTGTTGGCGCTGCTAACGCCGGTACTGCCGTTGGCAAACCCGGATATCACCGACACACCGCAGCGGTTCATGACGCCGTTCGAGGAGAATCATCTGCTTGGCACGGATCATCTTGGCCGCGATATGTTGAGCCGTCTGCTTTGGGGCACGCGGCTTTCGCTGGCGGTGGGCATCGCGGCGGCGGTGATCGCGGCGGTGATTGGTGCATCCATCGGCATCGTGGCAGGCTATTTCGGGGGGCGGACGGATAACATCATCATGCGTATCGTCGATATGCTGATGGCGTTTCCCTATATCCTGCTGGCGCTGGCCATCGTGGCGGCATTGGGGCCGGGGTTGATGAATGCGCTGATCGCGGTGGCGGCGGTGAACGTGCCATTTTTTGCGCGCAACATTCGCGGCATTACTGTGGGCCTTGCCGGGCGTGAGTTTATCGACGCGGCGCGGCTGTCGGGGATGGGGCATCTGCGCATTATCCTGACCGAACTCTTGCCCAACGTGCTGCCTGTCATTGTTATTGCCATGTCCACGACGGTGGGTTGGATGATCCTTGAGACGGCGGGGCTTTCCTTTCTCGGGCTTGGGTCGCAACCGCCGCAGGCCGATCTTGGCTCGATGCTGGGAGAGGCGCGCTCGGCGATGATCGGGCATCCGCATACTTCGATCATTCCGGGGATCATGATTTTCCTGATCGTGATGTCGATCAACCTGCTGGGCGACGGAGTGCGCGACGCGCTTGATCCGCGATTGCGTTCAGGCGCGTTGAGCAGGCCACGGGCAACGACACTGGTGGAGCGCAAGGGAAGGGTGCCAGAGGCGACGGACGATCTGTTGGCAATTCAGGATTTGCAGACGCAGTTCCATGTTGGGCCACGCAACTATCGCGCCGTGGGGGGCGTGAGCCTTGCCGTGAAGCCGGGCGAATGCCTTGGTGTGATCGGTGAGAGCGGGTCGGGAAAGTCGGTAACGGCCCTATCCGTGATGGGACTGGTGGCCTCACCGCCGGGCGTGATTGCGGGCGGTGCGGTGCGGTTCAAGGGCGAAGACCTGATCGGTGCGCCCTATGCCAGCCTCAGGCGCAAACGGGGCGAGGCGGTGGCCTATATCTTTCAGGACCCACTCTCTACGCTGCATCCGCTCTACCGGGTGGGTCAGCAACTTGCCGAGGCAATACAGGTGCATCACAGGGTTTCGAATGCTGAGGCGCGGGCGCGGGCGATCCAGCTTTTGAAAGACGTGCGCATTCCCAATGCGGAAAGCCGGGTGGACAATTATCCGCATGAGATGTCAGGCGGGATGCGGCAACGTGTCGGCATTGCCATGGCACTGGCCAATGAGCCGGAGGTGATTATCGCAGACGAGCCGACGACCGCGCTTGATGTGACGGTGCAGGCGCAAATTCTTTCCCTGCTTGATGATTTGCGGCGCGAACGCGGGTTGGCGATTATCTTCATCACCCATGATTTCGGCGTGGTGGCGCAGCTTTGCGACCGGGTCGCGGTGATGTATGCGGGCCGTATTGTGGAAGAAGGCGTGACCGAAGAGGTGCTGGCCCATCCGCTGCACCCATATACCAAGCGTTTGATTGCCTGTGTGCCCGAACTGGGCGGCGGGCGGCGCGTGCTGGAAGCCATACAGGGCTTGCCGCCGGGGGTGGACCAACTGCCCGAGGGCTGCGCTTTTGCGCCGCGCTGTGTGAAAGCAAAACCGGATTGCAGCAAAGGGGAGCTGGAGCTTTCGCGGGCCGGGGGGCGTGCGGTGCGCTGTCTATACCCTGAGGAGACCTTGGCATGA